A single region of the Fusobacterium sp. genome encodes:
- a CDS encoding ROK family protein: MFFGAIEAGGTKFVCGIGTKSGELVERVSFPTELPHETMKNVISFFKGKDIEAIGIGCFGPIDLNKNSETYGYITSTPKTAWKNFNLVGEIKKNFNIPVYFDTDVNVAAFGEYIWGAGKGLKNSIYLTVGTGIGGGAIVEGKLVHGMLHPEMGHIFVNRHPRDKFVGNCPFHGGNCLEGMASGPALERRWGMKGIDIPDDHPAWEMEGYYIAHALVNYILVLSPEKIMLGGGVMREKHLFPIIRKKVVQLLNGYIQTENILKNIDEYIVPPALGEDAGILGALALCFK; encoded by the coding sequence ATGTTCTTTGGTGCAATAGAAGCTGGTGGAACAAAATTTGTATGTGGAATAGGAACTAAATCTGGTGAATTAGTAGAAAGAGTTTCTTTCCCTACAGAACTGCCACATGAAACAATGAAAAATGTCATATCTTTTTTTAAAGGTAAAGACATCGAAGCAATTGGAATAGGATGTTTTGGTCCTATTGACTTAAATAAAAATTCTGAAACTTATGGCTATATAACTTCCACTCCTAAAACTGCATGGAAAAACTTCAATCTTGTTGGAGAAATTAAAAAGAACTTTAATATCCCAGTATATTTTGATACAGATGTAAATGTTGCTGCTTTTGGTGAATATATATGGGGAGCTGGAAAAGGCTTAAAAAATTCAATCTATCTCACTGTAGGAACTGGAATCGGTGGAGGAGCAATAGTTGAAGGAAAACTTGTACATGGAATGCTTCACCCAGAGATGGGGCATATTTTTGTCAACAGACATCCCAGAGATAAATTTGTTGGAAACTGTCCATTTCATGGGGGAAACTGTCTGGAAGGTATGGCTTCAGGCCCAGCTCTCGAAAGAAGATGGGGAATGAAAGGTATAGATATCCCAGATGATCATCCTGCTTGGGAAATGGAGGGATATTATATAGCTCATGCCCTTGTAAACTATATACTTGTTCTGTCACCTGAAAAAATAATGTTAGGTGGAGGAGTAATGAGAGAGAAGCATCTTTTCCCTATAATCAGAAAAAAAGTGGTTCAGCTTTTAAATGGCTATATCCAAACTGAAAATATTCTAAAAAATATTGATGAATATATTGTTCCTCCAGCTCTTGGAGAAGATGCTGGAATTTTGGGAGCTTTGGCTCTTTGTTTTAAATAA
- the aroA gene encoding 3-phosphoshikimate 1-carboxyvinyltransferase, translating into MKVKIYPSKCNGKTVIPPSKSMGHRAIICASLAAGRSVIKNVAYSDDIKTTIEGMRKLGAEIEENGDILIVDGIKDITKISDEIINCNESGSTLRFFIPIFSLTGKKITFFGKNRLLKRPQKIYEDIFKEQELYYFHDETKMEVEGKLKAGTYVIDGNISSQFISGLLFTLPLLEGDSEIKIKPPFESASYIELTLEMLKRYGIEISQAGELTFKIKGNQKYKPCDYTIEGDFSQLGFFAVLGAINNDIECLGLNHESSQGDKAIIKILRDAGIKIENIERGYLIHKSIPKSCEIDLADCPDLGPILNVLGMYGDGNFRIYNAGRLRYKESDRIAAMEEELLKLGVDIKTTEDEIFISGKKIYDGGIETAGHKDHRIVMSLAVAATIMKKPVIIDGAEAVEKSYPDFFEDMEKIGIKVEYYDK; encoded by the coding sequence ATGAAAGTAAAAATATATCCATCAAAATGTAATGGGAAGACAGTTATACCACCTTCTAAAAGTATGGGTCACAGAGCAATAATATGTGCTTCATTAGCAGCAGGAAGAAGTGTCATAAAAAATGTAGCTTATTCTGATGATATAAAAACAACTATTGAAGGAATGAGAAAACTAGGAGCTGAAATAGAAGAAAATGGAGATATTCTCATTGTAGATGGAATAAAAGATATTACAAAAATTTCAGATGAAATAATAAATTGTAATGAATCTGGTTCAACTTTGAGATTTTTTATACCTATATTTTCTCTCACTGGAAAGAAAATAACTTTTTTTGGAAAAAACAGACTTCTTAAAAGACCTCAAAAAATATATGAGGATATATTTAAAGAACAGGAACTGTATTATTTTCATGATGAAACTAAAATGGAGGTAGAAGGTAAATTGAAAGCTGGAACATATGTGATAGATGGAAATATAAGCTCACAGTTTATAAGCGGACTTCTTTTTACTCTTCCTTTGTTGGAGGGAGATTCTGAAATAAAAATAAAACCTCCTTTTGAATCCGCTTCATATATAGAACTTACTCTTGAAATGCTGAAAAGATATGGAATAGAAATATCTCAGGCAGGCGAACTTACTTTTAAAATTAAAGGAAATCAGAAATATAAACCTTGTGATTATACAATAGAGGGAGACTTTTCACAGCTTGGTTTCTTTGCAGTACTGGGAGCAATAAATAATGATATTGAATGTCTTGGGCTGAATCATGAATCTAGCCAAGGAGACAAAGCTATAATAAAAATATTAAGAGATGCTGGAATAAAAATAGAAAATATTGAGAGAGGATATCTTATTCATAAGAGTATTCCCAAAAGTTGTGAAATAGATCTTGCTGACTGTCCAGATTTAGGGCCGATACTTAATGTATTGGGAATGTATGGAGATGGAAATTTCAGAATCTATAATGCAGGAAGATTGAGATATAAGGAAAGCGACAGAATAGCAGCTATGGAAGAGGAGCTTTTAAAGCTGGGAGTGGACATAAAAACTACTGAAGATGAGATTTTTATATCTGGTAAAAAAATATATGATGGTGGAATAGAAACAGCAGGACATAAAGATCATAGAATAGTTATGAGTCTGGCAGTGGCAGCAACTATTATGAAAAAACCAGTCATCATAGATGGAGCAGAGGCTGTAGAAAAGTCTTACCCAGATTTTTTTGAAGATATGGAAAAGATAGGGATAAAGGTTGAATACTATGATAAATAA
- the smpB gene encoding SsrA-binding protein SmpB produces MILAGNKKAFFDYFIEDKFEAGIELVGSEVKSAKAGKISIKESFIRIINGEIFIMGMSIVPWGFGSVYNPDERRVRKLLLHKKEIKKLHEKVSQKGYTIVPLNVHLSKGYIKLEIALARGKKNYDKRESLAKKDVERDLQRIAKER; encoded by the coding sequence ATGATACTAGCAGGAAATAAGAAAGCATTTTTCGATTATTTCATAGAAGATAAATTTGAAGCCGGTATTGAGTTGGTAGGAAGTGAAGTAAAATCTGCAAAAGCTGGAAAAATAAGTATAAAAGAATCTTTTATAAGAATAATAAATGGAGAAATTTTTATTATGGGAATGTCAATAGTTCCATGGGGATTTGGAAGTGTGTATAATCCAGATGAAAGAAGAGTAAGAAAACTTCTTCTTCATAAAAAAGAAATAAAAAAACTTCACGAGAAAGTATCTCAAAAAGGATATACTATTGTTCCTTTGAATGTTCATCTGTCTAAGGGATATATAAAGCTGGAAATAGCTCTGGCAAGAGGTAAGAAAAACTATGATAAGAGAGAAAGTCTAGCTAAAAAAGATGTAGAAAGAGATCTTCAAAGGATAGCAAAAGAAAGATAA
- a CDS encoding prephenate dehydrogenase encodes MINKNTKFLIVGLGLLGGAYAKALKKNGYIVNAVDINKDSIEYALENKIIDEGAVCDYETLIEKADVIISGLYPTTMVEWIKENQKYFKKSCIITDVSGVKRGIVDKVQEILSKDIEFISSHPMAGKEVSGVRNSDENIFKIANFIITPTEKNTDEGIKFVRELGEILGFRNITQLSLEEHDKMIGFVSQLTHVIAVSLMNTNDNTHLVEYTGDSFRDLTRIAKINEVLWSELFLLNKEVLVKEIDDFAAELNNFREKLVNEDTEGMKKLFIQSTERRKLFDKKDVKNRK; translated from the coding sequence ATGATAAATAAAAATACAAAGTTCTTAATTGTAGGATTAGGACTTTTAGGAGGAGCATATGCAAAAGCTCTCAAAAAAAATGGATATATTGTAAATGCTGTTGATATAAATAAAGATAGTATAGAGTATGCTCTTGAAAATAAAATAATAGATGAGGGGGCAGTTTGTGATTATGAAACATTGATAGAAAAGGCAGATGTAATAATATCAGGACTGTATCCTACTACTATGGTAGAATGGATAAAAGAAAATCAGAAATATTTTAAAAAGAGTTGTATAATCACTGATGTCAGTGGAGTAAAACGAGGAATAGTTGACAAAGTACAAGAGATTTTATCTAAAGATATTGAATTTATAAGTTCTCATCCTATGGCTGGAAAAGAAGTTAGTGGAGTGAGGAACAGTGATGAAAATATTTTTAAGATAGCTAATTTTATCATTACTCCTACAGAAAAAAATACAGATGAAGGAATAAAATTTGTAAGAGAGCTGGGAGAGATACTTGGTTTTAGAAATATTACTCAACTGTCTCTTGAAGAACATGATAAAATGATTGGCTTTGTATCTCAGCTTACTCATGTGATAGCTGTATCCCTTATGAATACAAATGATAATACACATCTTGTAGAATATACAGGGGATTCATTTAGAGATCTTACTAGAATAGCTAAAATAAACGAAGTTTTATGGAGTGAACTTTTTCTTTTGAATAAGGAAGTTTTGGTAAAAGAAATAGATGACTTTGCAGCAGAACTAAATAATTTTAGAGAAAAGCTTGTAAATGAAGATACAGAGGGAATGAAAAAATTATTTATTCAGTCAACTGAAAGAAGAAAACTTTTTGATAAAAAAGATGTAAAGAATAGAAAATAA
- a CDS encoding HU family DNA-binding protein, with protein sequence MIKKEFITLYKEVGKFETKKEAEEKLEAFLKTIEMVLEKKDMISFMGFGKFEVMDRAARKTRNPQTGKMMKVPAKKVVKFRPGKGLAEKVNK encoded by the coding sequence ATGATTAAAAAAGAATTTATCACTTTGTACAAAGAAGTAGGAAAATTTGAAACAAAAAAAGAAGCTGAAGAAAAACTGGAAGCATTTCTAAAAACGATAGAAATGGTTCTTGAAAAGAAAGATATGATATCATTTATGGGGTTTGGAAAATTTGAAGTAATGGATAGAGCAGCAAGAAAGACTAGAAATCCGCAAACAGGAAAAATGATGAAAGTTCCTGCTAAAAAAGTAGTTAAATTTAGACCAGGAAAAGGATTAGCGGAAAAAGTTAATAAATAG